The Corylus avellana chromosome ca11, CavTom2PMs-1.0 genome contains the following window.
CAAATGGCAACGTGTTGGTATGACACATTGCAATATTATTATAACATGTTGAAAAGCCatgttaccatatggtaacgtggctttttgacacgttacaataAGGTAACGTGGCTTTTTTACATGTTACAATAAGGACACGTGTCCTActaacacgttaccataagatgacgTGTTCGTGTAAGACATCATCTTATAGTAACGTGGCACTTTgcacacgtcaccaaatggtaaCATGTATAAAATGCAGcgttataaataaatatggtaacgtgttgtcttttgacacgttaccatattgTGACGTGTGAAAAAATTAtgaacagttgccacgtcactaaacctatagttttttgtagtgcatgcATGCACAATTACGTACccaaataatttgaaattaggTTTTTCTGGGGaattttgcatttagatttacacccatattttgtgtaggttttgcttTTGCACCTTatcataacccaaaaaaaaaaaaaaacaaacaaacaaacaaacaaataacaagggCATGTCTATTTTGGTCGTTAATTaatgtttagattttgaaaatttagaataagtatgtaaatgttaagaacgaaaaagaaagtaaaaaacaaaagaaaacaaataacataggtAGGTGGTTTGATTTTATGTACACTTCCCATgcaaatgcataaatgttataataaacggaaaaaaaaaaaaaaaaaaaaaaaaaaacatttaacctagctagctagctagctatatcTAATTTATCTAGGGTtctcatatataaaaaattaatttagatcttacaaatttagattatgtaaatgtcataaaaagaccaaaagaaaaaaattacaacaatttaagATAGCCACATAcattttatctagggtcccatgtataacaaatatatttaaatttggaccttaattttgtttaggttttgcaaatttagattatgtagatgttataattaaaattgaacgtatgtgtttatttgttaaaaataaacaaaaaattaaagcatgtcacgataaaaatatactaaaaaaaaactaaagctatggacaagagttggatgacaaagtctaggggtacgagggaatataGAAACGGGTGTAGATCATTCGTGGACTTCGCAGCTAGGAACTGTACAATCCCTGATGAAAAATTCCACTGCCCTTGTAAGGCGTGTCGTAATAAGCAACGCCACCCACCGGGTTtcgtatttgaccacttgacagggggtaaaGGAATAAATACTGCATACAAGAACTGATATTATCACGGGGAGAAGCTTGTCTGATCTCCTGTTGCAGTCTCTACTTCTACTTCGACCACCACTTCAGGCACAACACAAGATGAAAACATGCAGTCAATGTTGCATGATCTATTTGGCATGCACGGTGTCACGGAAGACAATTGTCCGCCAGAAGTGGCGGTGCAGGGAAATGAAGAACCTGTGAAAGAAGAAGCCGACGATAGTGACGTACCAAAGTACAACAACTTGCTTAAAaaggcagagaagccacttcatgatgggaccaaacatatCAAGCTTAATGCTACTATACATCTGTACAATCTGAAGTGTGTTGGTGGACTAAGTAacgcaatattttcatctttccttgagttcatcaatcagttgttgcctcctagtgatgaagctttaccggttaatacatatgaggtgaaaaagtttctaagggacatgggcctcgggtatgagaagataccGGCGTGTcgtaatgattgtatgttattctggaagaacaataaggatttggatACATGTACTGTTTGTAGActatctaagtggaaggatgaaattcagttagatgaggatggtcaacccatatcatcgagtaagaaaTGCTCGatcaaggtgttgcggtggtttccactcataccacgactacagagacTGTTTATGTTAAAGCATACTGCcccctatatgaggtggcatgcagaagaccggactaaggacggtgtattgaggcatccagccgaTGGTGAAGCATAGAGGGCATTCAATAATTTGTATCCAGACTTCTCATCGGACAGCAGGAATgtcaggcttggactaacctcggatggatttaatcctttaGGAAACATGACCAcatcccacagcacttggcctgtaatgcttatactgtacaacttgcctccttggacgtgcatgaaacaaatGTCATTTATACTATCCCTAATAATCCCGGGCCCAAAGTCagctggaatggatatagatgtctaccttcgacccttaattgaggagttacaggaATTATGAACCGTAGGTGTACACACATTTGATGTgtccaagaaaaagaactttGTGTTGCGTGCATAGTTGATGTgaacaattaatgacttcccagcaTACGAAGATTTGTTCGGGTGGCCTAATAGGGGTGTGAAGGCATATCCCTATTGTATGTACTCGACAAGGTCTTGGAGGTTAAAACACGGGaagaaattttgttatatggggcacaggcgatatTTGTCCATGGATTATCCGTGAAGGAGGAACAGAAGAACATTTGACAGCAAGCAAGAATTAGAATGTGCCATCGATGtcccaagtggagatgaaattctTAGACAATTAGAAGATATGacatttggggatgagaatgccGGTAAGGCAAGGAAgcataataagaaaaaagacaagaaacggaAGAATAGTGGGCCTACAGAAAGAGAAGGTGAGACTGCTAAcatattgtggaagaagaagagtgttttctttaggttgccatattggaaagataatctattgcggcataaccttgatgtcatgcacattgagaaaaatgtgatggacaacatacttggcacaatactagacattctagggaaaacgaaggacaacctccaagcccgcacagacttacaagaaatggggttgagacatacacttcatccgtACATGGACGAGGATGGGCAAACAAATATGCTCGCAGCTTGCCACACAATGTCTAAGGacaagaaaacacattttttgaaagtgcttcgaaatgtaagggtgccggacggatatgcctcaaacatttcccgatgtgtacgacttagtgATTGTACGATATCcgatttgaagagccatgacaGTCACATCATTATGTAACAACTTCTCCCAATTGCATTGCATGGATCACAACCAGCAAACGTGGTTAGACAACTTGTCGAGATGTCTACATTCTTCCGGGGCCTATATTCAACGCCATTAACACAAGATGATATGGACCGACTAGAGGGTGACATTTGTATCACTTTGTGCCAGATAGAACAGGTCTtccccccaagtttttttaccGTGATGGTTCACTTGGTCATGCATCTTGTCCATGAATGCCGACTTGATGGACCGGTACAGTATatgtggatgtatccggcagagaggtaaaataactttactaCTAtccatcaatttattttttcatccgTTATAAAACCGTCACTAACTGTAATGCATGAATTATGCTCATATGTAGGAACCTTGGGaggttcaaatctaatgttcgCAATAAAGCAGCTCCCGAAGGCTGCATTGcagagggctacatagcaacggaGTTGGTGGCGTTCTGCTCGAGGGATTTAGACaacgcaccaacatttcacaatagggctCAAAGAAACCCGAATGGTTCAAAGGGGGCGGGAACATGAGTTATCCTCGACCGTGTTgcattgacacaaattcactGATCTATTATGTTTAACTTggacgagttccttcaactacgAACGTAAGTCGTGTTAGTGGTCTATGCAACTTCAGGTGGTGAAtcacccttagttgtgaattataataggATTTAAATTTCGTATTGTAGGGTGCACATGGATAAACTTAGGCGATCATGCGTTAGGGAGCGAACGATGAaggatcagttggaaacccaacatcatgcgctgttctgcgattggtacagtgactacgtaagactatcGTGATGTTTAACTTAAAGAGTtggattatatttacttattgtttcataacaactaacaaagcTAACTCCTTTATGGTTaattgtacgtaatatactcATAGTTCGATCTATTGGACGATGGACGAAGGAAGGAAATAGATGCAAACTGGTAATGCACTGTAGTGGGCCGAAGGCCACAGCTACaagatataacagatatgtggttaacgagAAGCTAATTCGCATCATTGCATTCAATGCTGGAAAGAGGACACAGAACAATGGCGTGTGCGTGCTGACTATTGATGGCGAAACATACTATGAGAAGTTGACggaaataattgaggtggagtacttcgGCAGGACtaagtatgttttgttcaagtaCGATTGGGTGGACAACACGAGGAACAGGGGGTACAAggtagacgagtatggcatgatgcttgtcagcttcaaaaaccttgtccaccggggcaaggaaattactgatgagccatATGTGCTAAagtcacaagttgaccaagtattttacgtccaagatgaaagggaccctaATTGGGCTTGTcttgtaaggactaaacctagaaacgtatacgatGTTGGTCAAATTGAAGGTCTTGATGATGAATGTGTCAACTACCACaagtgtgagccgctcctattgacctgcaataatgaagtggatccgcGTGATGATATTGACTACATCTGACAAGACTTAGATTCGtatgtggttaaaaaaaaaaatttgtgataatatatatagttcacattATTTGACgtgttttatgttatttctttctacattgattggttattatggtgcatattttatctattatatacataattaattgagtGTGTTATGTGTTTCACAGGTTGACATGAGTACCAGGGGGAGGAGTAGACGACGGGGGATCCTACATATAGAGGAGCCGGGATATAGACCATTACTTCCTGAGCATGGGGAAGGGTCTCAGCAGGTTCtgtccactacaaaaaatcaattttttgttgacacaagtttcctgacgtgttagatGGTCTAACTCGTCAGGAAATCCTCCTGACGGGGCTTTTTTGATGTGTTTTAGGCATGAAGAATATGGGTGTCAGGAatgaaaaatttctgacatgttggatttaacacgtcagaattttttgacttGTTAAAATTGGCACAtcagaaaaaatttctgacatgtcactttttgacacatcaaaaaatttatgatgtgtcaaattttaacACGttagtaaatatttttaattgaaaaaagaaatccagaaaaaattttaaaaaaagaaaaattattttttttaataattttaaatttcctgacgtgtcaattttaacacgttaggaaatttaaaattattaaaaaataataatttttctttttttaaattctttctggatttttttttcaattaaaaatttttttttaattctggaaCAGTACGTTTCTTCTccccccagctctctccctgatctcttccttcctccattttcactctctctctctcttccttcctccattttcactctcttttctctcttctttccttcattttcaaaaacccaaacccaaaaactcttcaaaaaatcaaaaacccaaatcaaaacaaaaaccttatccttcttcgatcttcttctcttcaaatcaaaaatcaaaaatctctcaaatcaaatcaaaataaaccaaatcagagcttcttcaaaaaatcaaaaacccaaatcaaaacaaaaaccttatccttcttcgatcttcttctcttcaaatcaaaaatcaaaaatctctcaaatcaaatcaaaataaaccaaatcagagcttcttcaaatcaaaaatctctcttcttcgatcctcttctcatctccttcttttcttttctttttcttttcttttctgctgcttctcttcttcgatcttctcttcttttttcttttcttcttttttctacttctcttcttctatcttctgatcttctcttcttctttttttcttctgcttctcttcttcaatcttttgatcttctatttttttcagtttttttttcttctgcttctcttcttcaatcttctcttctccttttgttttttttcttcttgatctgcttttcttctagCAGCCGTGCatagagattgagagagaagagggagattcagagagagaaagaagatttggaattaaataagaaaagtagatatggggaaagaataaataataaaagagagaaagaagagggaaaattaagttgaatgtcccactattttttttttttttttgacgttctagttttagcacgtcagaaatttctgacgtgctagttttaacacgtcagaaaatagcacgtcaaaaacttatatatatatatatatatatatatatatatatatatatatatatatatatatatatatatatatatatactgatattaaaaaaaaaagctctttgACATCTTAAATAACCGTCAAACtgaatttataatattatatatacatatataaacatgataaaaattaaaaaaaaaatagaggcaTGGGCGATTAGACTCAGCTGACCAGGCATCGACTTTGGCGTCTTGTGGAGCACGTcgagaatatatataaagaaaaaaaaatcatgtttattttatattatatatataaacattatatttactgacgtgtcactttATTGATGTATCactttattgatgtgtcaaagtgacacgtcaaaaattattaacgTGCCactttgacacatcaataatttattgacgtgtcaaagtaacacgtcaataattactaaCGTGTCTAactttaacacgtcagtaaatattaaattattaagatatttaaataaaaagttttaaaataaaattgaattcaaatttactgacatgtcaaatattgacacgtcggtaaatcctgacgtgttatattcaacacatcagtaaatgttgacgtgccaaaagtggcacgtcaaaaaaaaatttgttaacgTGCCAATTTACTGACGTAGCAAAAAATGAATACTATTTGCCACTTTAAAAGATTgccctttttttgtagtgaatcatcatcatcactccATTTGTAGTCTTGTacacaacatataaataaatatatatagtaaaactatatatatatatatatatatatatatatataaagagttagcggttagcggttttcggttttcaaaaacccaataaCCATTAACCGCTTTCAAAAGCGGTATGCGGTTTTAAATTTTCATCCTTATGGTTGAAGCCatcctaaaaaaaattcattagaGATTACTGAACCACCCTTAAGTGAGAGGATGGTCAGAGGTGGGGAGAGGGTTCCCAAACCCTCTCGcctccttttctctctttattattattattattattattattattattattttcacataTGTCAagttaaaatgatattttgtatATGTGATAACATTTTATTAGATCTTTCAttgatttttagaaaaagagAGTTATTTCCGCTGCCTCATAGTTCACGAAAACAAAGAACTTTGTTCTTCTTAGTTGCCTTCTCTGCTTTAAAACAAAGTGATGAACAAGCGGGAGAAAATTGTCTTTATGAAGAATTCTCTTTTGTCATAACGTGAGTGGTATAGTGTATTAGGATTTTAGGTTtgagtgtttcttttttaattattattttgcaatttattttttatagtgaaattttttcttaatcGTCTCcatctataaatatatgcttgttaaatcaaacaaaataaatattggTATTTTGTGTGATtgacttattttattatatatgttttttttccttcttcgtGATCTGAAAGATCATTTATCACACCAAAATGGAGGTGATATCCTCATTGGGGAAACTGAGAATAAATCTCCGATTTTCACAAATAAGATCAAACTTTATTAGATTCCTAATTCTATTCCACACATCATATATTACTGCTTTGCAAGCAAGTCTAGTAActtcatttttggagttttggaataaattcaaatttcttaaaacCAAACATACTATAATAGTTCAAGTTGTTAATACAGAAATAGAAATTaaagcggaaaaaaaaaaagaaaataaaataaaagcaatcgAATTACACAACCCGCTGCTACCATGTCTTTGACAAAATACAGAATTTGAGATATCGAGCTTGACACAAATTGATCATTTTGAATACAACAAAGTGTATAACTTCAATTTTATTgcatataattataatattactaAACGTGTTTCCCTGTTTGGTATGACTGAAGGGATATTAGTTCAAAGCCAAGGAGTATTATAAATGGGAGTTACAACCGACTTCACATGAAGATATTTGTGAAGGGCATCCAATCCAAAATCACTTCCAAACCCGCTCATCTTGTACCCTGCAAAAGGACAATCATTGTCGAAAGCAAAATAGCAATTGATCCAAATGGTGCCAGCACGAATTGATCTTGAGACAGTGTTAGCCACATTCAAGTCCTTGGTCACGATACCCGCCGCTAGTCCATATCTACTCTTGTTCGCCCTCTCAATTGCCTCTTCAATTGTTCtgtaatttttcataattaggaagaaagaaaaaaaaaagaagctcttTAATCACTACTAAAATTGCTAAATAAGAGCACTTCATTGCAAAAGTTTTGTTTACTCACTTGAACTTGGCAAGGGCCATTACAGGTCCAAATATTTCATCCTTGGCTATAAGCATTTCTTCCTGATCAAGTCATCAAGAACAACAatagatgaagaaaaagaaaaacaaagaactaaGATCTCCATGTGTtgtaaaatgaagaagatataCCTTGAAATCTGTGAAAATTGTAGGCTCAATGTAGTATCCCTTTCCACCCAAGGGTTTGCCCCCAATTAACAGTGTGGCTCCTTCTCTCTTGCCATGCTCAATGTAGGAAAGAATTCTTTCAAATTGCTTCTTATCGACCTGCACGTAACAAAACGAAGATGAATCATTTCAcaatctaaattttattttgttgtgtttgctGATGTTAAGAatttcacatcatttaaaagttttaaataacATTGGTTAGTTTGTATTTGGTTCCTTTGTACACCacgaccaaaaagaaaaaatctttgtAGGCCTCATTACATACCTGGGGTCCTTGTTGAACTTCAGGATCAAATGGATCCCCAACTACCCAAGCTTTTGCCTTTTCCACCAATTTCTTTACAACTTCGTCATATATCCCTTCTTGAACATAAACACGAGAACTTGCCACGCATATTTCtccctgaaaagaaaaatgaaatcagGAAACAAAGAATGGCATTGAATTAAGCTACATTTCTTTAATGAAATATAGtaaataaaaatgacttcacCTTATTAAACAGGATGCCCGTGAGAGCCAACTGAGCAGCTACATCTACGTCGGCATCGTCGAAAATAATAAGGGGAGACTTGCCTCCTAATTCAAGTGAAACCACTTTCAAGTTGCTTTCTGCTGCCGCCTTCATTACTTTACGTCCTACTTCAGGAGAACCAGTGAAACTAATCtgaaaaaacaagaacaagCATATGGAAATTCAAGGTCATACATGCAAAACAAGGAAATTAATGACTCCAGAAATTTATCAAAATGttcatataaataaaacaaacattcaattaaaaactaGAAATTACCGCATCAATGTCCATGTGAGTGCTAACAGCTGCCCCAGCTGTTGGTCCAAATCCGGTTACAACATTGAGCACTCCATTTGGCATGCCCGccttgaaaaaaagaagagacaaaaggtcaaaagaaaaattttggacCTCATAAAAGCCGAACGAGGACTTAATTGAGTCATATTGGCAATATAAATAATGTATGACttgatcaaaaaaattaatcatcacAAGTTACCAGCTTAGCAAGATGAGCATAATAGAGAGCCGATAGAGGCGTTTGCTCAGCAGGCTTGACAACCATGGTGCACCCGGCGGCTAAAGCAGGGCTAATTTTCATGAACAATAAGGTGCTTGGATAGTTCCAAGGAATGATGTGTCCTACGACACCAATAGGTTCACGCAACGTGTATGCAT
Protein-coding sequences here:
- the LOC132166069 gene encoding aldehyde dehydrogenase family 2 member C4-like, which codes for MGSHCDDSIVSSVKIPTIKFTKLFINGEFVDSISGKTFETIDPRTGDVIARIAEGDEEDIDLAVKAARDAFDHGPWPRLPGSERAKIMMKFADLIDQNVEELAALDTIDAGKLFSMGKAMDIPQVAATLRYYAGAADKIHGDVLKMSREFHAYTLREPIGVVGHIIPWNYPSTLLFMKISPALAAGCTMVVKPAEQTPLSALYYAHLAKLAGMPNGVLNVVTGFGPTAGAAVSTHMDIDAISFTGSPEVGRKVMKAAAESNLKVVSLELGGKSPLIIFDDADVDVAAQLALTGILFNKGEICVASSRVYVQEGIYDEVVKKLVEKAKAWVVGDPFDPEVQQGPQVDKKQFERILSYIEHGKREGATLLIGGKPLGGKGYYIEPTIFTDFKEEMLIAKDEIFGPVMALAKFKTIEEAIERANKSRYGLAAGIVTKDLNVANTVSRSIRAGTIWINCYFAFDNDCPFAGYKMSGFGSDFGLDALHKYLHVKSVVTPIYNTPWL